In Frigoribacterium sp. Leaf415, the genomic window CGCGGATGTCGGCGACGGCCTGCTCGCCCTGCTCGGGGCGGCGCACGGCGAGGGTCACGTCGGCCCCGGCGGCGACGAGGGAGCGGGCGGTCTCGATGCCGATGCCGGACGCGGCGCCGGTCACGACGATGCGTCGGCCGGACAGGTCGAGGCCCTCGACGACCTCGTTCGCGGTGGTGGCGGCACTGAAGGGGGTGGTGATGCGAGTCATGGGGTCGACGCTACGCCCGGAAGGGTGCACCTCTCTCGGCGCACCGGTGACGGCCGGGGACGTCGCGACCGACACCGCGGCTCCCGGGTGTGCCGATCCCGACCGGCGCCGCGCCTCCTTGCTGTGCCGTTCCCGACCGGCACTGCACCTCCCGGCGTGCCGAACCCGACAGAAGCCCGCCGACACACCGCTCACCGTGCCGCGGAACCGGGTTCGTCGGACGCGGTGGTCGCGAAGTGCACACGGGGGAGGCGGGAGGGCGGATAGCTCACGGCAGGGGCAGGGGACGGAGGCGCAGCGCGGCCCTCGGACACAGGGCGACGGCGTCCCGGGCGGCGTCGACGAGCTCGGGCGGGACGGTGACGTCCGAGCGCGAGGCGGGCGGCTGGCCCACGGCCACGGGGAAGCCCCATTCGTCGCGCTCGAGCAGTTCGGGCAGCAACTCGGTGCAGAGCCCCCGGCCGTCGCAGAGCGTCCAGTCGACGTGCACCGACCCCGCCGCACCGCGACCCGGCTCCGACCGACCGGACTCGACGGCACCGGCCGGCCGCGGGACCGACGACGTGCCCCGGCCGAGGTTCACGGCGCTCATCGCCGTCCCTCCCATCCGGTCGGCGTCGTCGGTGGGACGGGGGCCGAGGGAACACCGGTCGACGTGACTCCGGTCGATCGGACACCGGTCGACCGGACCCCGACGAGGCATCGACCCTCGAGGTGGCGCTGCACGTCGTCCGCGAAGACCTGCAGGGTGCTGAACACGAGCCGCGCCGTACCGTCGGGGTGGTGGCACGATCCGCGGCCGGTGACGAGCCCGGCCAACCGGGTCACCTCGCCCGGCAACCAGGCCGCGCGGTCGCCCCGGGCGAGCCGCCCGAGCACGTCGGCCAGCCGCGGCAGACCGTTGAGGCACGGCCCGCACTGCCGCGCCGACTGGCCCGCCAGGTAGGTCGTGACCTCGGCCGCCGCGGCGAGCCCGCACCGGTCGGCGGACAGTGCCCAGACGATGCCGGCTCCCGGGGAGGCACCCCAGGGCTGCAGTGCCTCCCGCGTGAAGGGCAGGTCGAGTGCCTCGACCGGCAGCCAGACCCCGTGGAACCCGCCCACGAGCACCGCGCGCAGCCGCGACGTGTCGATGCCGGCGGCCTCGACGATGCGGCGCAGGCTCATGGTGCCGGTGACCTCGAGGACCCGACCCGCGCCTCCCGGGCTGCCGGCGGTCGCGAGGGGCGACCGTCCGTCCCCACCGCCGACGGTGACCAGGCGCGTGCCGGGCTCGGCGGGGGCGCCGACCGAGCGGAACCAGTCGACGCCGAAGCGTGCCAGCAAGGCGAGCTGGGCGAGGGTCTCGACGTTCTGGACCAGCGTCGGCCGGCCGTCGACCCCGCTCGAGGTCAGGCGCACGACCCGGTCGGAGGGCACCGCGGGCCGCCCCTCGATCGCGGCCACCGCGGCGCTCGCCTCCCCCGACAGGAAGGTCTCGGGCGCCTCGACCAGCGTCACGCCCGAGGCGTCGCCCCGCTCGCGGAGCGCGGCCTCGACCCCCGGCAGGAGGCGCGAGGTCGTGTACAGGACGGCCCTCGACGCCCCCACGGTCGCCGCCGCCAGCAGCAGTCCGTCGATCACGAGGTGCGGTGCGTGCGCGAGCAGGGTCGCGTCCTTGCGGCTGAGCGGTTCGCCCTCGGCGCCGTTCGCGATGACCACGGCACGGTGGCGCCCTCGCGAGGCCGGGCCGCGACGGCCCTGCTGTTCGGCGCGGGCGGCCCCGAGCTTGCGCCAGGTGGCGAAATGGGCTCCGCCGCGGCCGTCGAGTCCGGCGTGCTGCAGGTCGGCGACGAGGTCGGGGCCGGCGTGCTCGAGCGGCAGAGGGCCGAACGTGTCGAGGTGGGTCGCGAACGACGCGTCGCGGGCGGCGAAGAGACGGCGGATGCCACTCGGGGCCGTGAGGCGCGGGCCTCCCGCCGGGGACGGGACGGGCGGTGGGGCGAGCGTGCTCATCGGGGCAGCCTCTCGAGGGGGCGGGACGGGGCGGCGACGGGGGTGACGGAGCCGAGGTCGTGCGGCGTCGCCCGGGGCAGCCGCTGCGCGTCCAGCTCGACGAAGCGCGTGCTCAGCCGCCAGACGACGGCGGCCACGACACTCGCGGTGCACAGCCCGGCGAGGGCGAGGAACCAGGCGTCGGTGCCGTTCGTGCCGTTGCCGATCGCGTGGGCCAGGGCGACGGGCCAGAGCAGGTACGTGCCCCAGTGCACGGCACGGAACAGGCGGCGACCGACGTGGCGGCGCAGCACACCGGTCAGCGCGATCGCGATCGTCAGGTCGAATGCGAGGGTGCCGAGGCCCTGCCAGAACGGCTCGTAGTCACCGAAGAAGGGCACGACCGTGTCGAGCAGGGTCAGCTGCGCGTAGGGGTCGAAGAGCAGCGCGACGATGTGCACGACCAGGAAGGCCGTCGCGAACAGCGACACGTCGCGGTGCACGAGCGTCACCGAGAAGCGGGGCAGCCCGGGCAGCGGGCGGCCCGAGCGGGTGACGACGCCCAGCACGACGGCGGCGGTGAACAGTACGAGGGCGGCGACGCCCATTCCTCGGCCCAGGGCCCAGAGCGCTTCGGTCATGAGCGGGTGCTCCCGCCGGTCTCGTCGGGCCGGTCGGTCTCGGCGGGCCGAGCGATCTCGGCGGACCGGTCGGTCTCGAGGGGCCAGCCGCCGGTCACGACGACCCGGCCCCGCGCGTCGACCAGGCGAGCCGGGGCACCGAGGGCCTCGAGCCAGGCGACGGCGCGCAGCCCCCGCACGACGGCGGCGGTGCTGAGCGTGTTCGCCCGCAGGCAGGCCGGCGCGGCGACGGTGACGCTGCGCCAGACCGGCGCGGCCGGCACGCCCCAACGCGGGTCGAGGATGTGGTGCACCGGCCGCCCGCCCGAGGTCCACCGCCGCTTCTGCGTGCTCGACGTGGCGAGGGCGTACCCGGCCGCGAGCTCGATCGTCGTGGCGGGATCGGTCGGCAGGTCCTGCACGACGACGCCCCAGCTCGTCCGTCCGTCGGGGGCGGGCCCCGCCGTGGCGATGTCTCCGCCCAGCGAGACCAGCACGCCGACGCCGAGCTCGTCGGCGATCCGTCGGGCCGCGAGGTCGGCGGCGACGGCCTTGGCCGTGGCGCCGAGGTCGAGGCGGACGCCGGAGGGGACGGTGAGGACGCGACCCTCGAGGCGGACACGCGGCCAGACCGGCGCCCGACGCGGGCCGAGGGCGAGGGTGACCCCCTCCGCAACCGTGAGCGGCGCCGGGGTCGTCATCGCGCCTCCTGCGGGGGTGTCGGTGGAGGCCGTGCCCGTCGGGACGCCGCGGTCGTAGCCCAGCGCGACGAGATCGGCGCCGAGGGTCGGGTCGACGTCTCCGTCGGTGTCACGGGCGGCGGTCAGGGCGGCGTCGACGAGCCCGGCGAGCATCGCGCTCACCTCGACCCCGCCGACGAGGGCCGGACCGAGCAGGCTCAGCTCGGAGTCGTCGCGGAACCGGCTGCAGGCCCGCTCGACCTCGTC contains:
- a CDS encoding ferredoxin; translation: MSAVNLGRGTSSVPRPAGAVESGRSEPGRGAAGSVHVDWTLCDGRGLCTELLPELLERDEWGFPVAVGQPPASRSDVTVPPELVDAARDAVALCPRAALRLRPLPLP
- a CDS encoding NADH-ubiquinone oxidoreductase-F iron-sulfur binding region domain-containing protein, producing MSTLAPPPVPSPAGGPRLTAPSGIRRLFAARDASFATHLDTFGPLPLEHAGPDLVADLQHAGLDGRGGAHFATWRKLGAARAEQQGRRGPASRGRHRAVVIANGAEGEPLSRKDATLLAHAPHLVIDGLLLAAATVGASRAVLYTTSRLLPGVEAALRERGDASGVTLVEAPETFLSGEASAAVAAIEGRPAVPSDRVVRLTSSGVDGRPTLVQNVETLAQLALLARFGVDWFRSVGAPAEPGTRLVTVGGGDGRSPLATAGSPGGAGRVLEVTGTMSLRRIVEAAGIDTSRLRAVLVGGFHGVWLPVEALDLPFTREALQPWGASPGAGIVWALSADRCGLAAAAEVTTYLAGQSARQCGPCLNGLPRLADVLGRLARGDRAAWLPGEVTRLAGLVTGRGSCHHPDGTARLVFSTLQVFADDVQRHLEGRCLVGVRSTGVRSTGVTSTGVPSAPVPPTTPTGWEGRR
- a CDS encoding ferric reductase-like transmembrane domain-containing protein, with amino-acid sequence MTEALWALGRGMGVAALVLFTAAVVLGVVTRSGRPLPGLPRFSVTLVHRDVSLFATAFLVVHIVALLFDPYAQLTLLDTVVPFFGDYEPFWQGLGTLAFDLTIAIALTGVLRRHVGRRLFRAVHWGTYLLWPVALAHAIGNGTNGTDAWFLALAGLCTASVVAAVVWRLSTRFVELDAQRLPRATPHDLGSVTPVAAPSRPLERLPR
- a CDS encoding FAD:protein FMN transferase, whose protein sequence is MSTTITTLPGVRDWTLWTTAARLVVADPRLLTEAAAVVGDVTDEVERACSRFRDDSELSLLGPALVGGVEVSAMLAGLVDAALTAARDTDGDVDPTLGADLVALGYDRGVPTGTASTDTPAGGAMTTPAPLTVAEGVTLALGPRRAPVWPRVRLEGRVLTVPSGVRLDLGATAKAVAADLAARRIADELGVGVLVSLGGDIATAGPAPDGRTSWGVVVQDLPTDPATTIELAAGYALATSSTQKRRWTSGGRPVHHILDPRWGVPAAPVWRSVTVAAPACLRANTLSTAAVVRGLRAVAWLEALGAPARLVDARGRVVVTGGWPLETDRSAEIARPAETDRPDETGGSTRS